The following coding sequences lie in one Phyllopteryx taeniolatus isolate TA_2022b chromosome 4, UOR_Ptae_1.2, whole genome shotgun sequence genomic window:
- the cxcl12b gene encoding chemokine (C-X-C motif) ligand 12b (stromal cell-derived factor 1) gives MDVKLLPLMLLFAVVTHGPTSTAKPISLVERCWCRSTLNTVPQRSIKELKFLHTPNCPFQVIAKLKSNREVCINPETKWLQQYLKNAINKVKKSRRRNNKKN, from the exons ATGGATGTCAAACTTCTGCCACTGATGCTTCTGTTTGCCGTGGTCACACATGGGCCTACAAGTACCG CAAAGCCCATCAGTCTTGTGGAGAGGTGCTGGTGTCGTTCTACTCTCAACACGGTTCCCCAGCGCTCCATCAAAGAGCTCAAGTTCCTCCACACACCCAACTGCCCCTTCCAAGTCAT TGCCAAGCTGAAGAGCAACAGAGAAGTTTGCATCAACCCAGAAACCAAGTGGCTGCAGCAGTACTTAAAGAACGCCATTAAcaa GGTGAAGAAGTCGCGAAGACGTAACAACAAGAAGAACTAA